From Oncorhynchus masou masou isolate Uvic2021 chromosome 7, UVic_Omas_1.1, whole genome shotgun sequence, one genomic window encodes:
- the LOC135542945 gene encoding gamma-crystallin S-1-like yields QITFYEDRNYQGLYYECDSDSSDLHTFLSRCNSVRVEGRFWVVYERPNYMGFQYVLTPGEYTDYQRWMGFNNTVKSCRIIKNVGNSWRMKLWEKPNFEGQSMEVADNMPSFQERWHSREVNSCKVFEGAWVFFEHPNYRGRQYLLERGENRRHTEWRGMQANVGSIRCVK; encoded by the exons CAAATCACCTTCTACGAGGACCGGAACTACCAGGGACTGTACTATGAGTGTGACAGTGACTCCAGTGACCTGCACACCTTCCTCAGCCGCTGTAACTCAGTCAGGGTGGAGGGGAGATTCTGGGTGGTGTACGAGAGGCCCAACTACATGGGCTTCCAGTACGTGCTGACCCCTGGAGAGTACACTGACTACCAGCGCTGGATGGGATTTAATAACACCGTCAAGTCCTGTCGCATCATTAAGAAT GTGGGCAACTCGTGGAGAATGAAGCTGTGGGAGAAACCTAACTTTGAGGGccagagcatggaggtggcagacaacatgccctccttccaggagcGCTGGCACAGCCGCGAGGTGAACTCCTGCAAGGTGTTCGAAGGTGCCTGGGTTTTCTTTGAGCATCCCAACTACAGGGGGCGCCAGTACctgctggagaggggagagaacagacgCCACACCGAGTGGAGGGGCATGCAGGCCAACGTGGGCTCCATCCGCTGTGTCAAATAG